Proteins encoded by one window of Candidatus Methylacidiphilales bacterium:
- a CDS encoding NADH-quinone oxidoreductase subunit H: MDWQLLFYIATTIVKSAIVIAVVLGVVSYSVMAERRISAAIQDRIGPNRVGIPLTRFSLWGLGQPIADAIKFLLKEDFTPAHVNRFYFIIAPVLAVIPPLISIAVLPFGSIKPIEIPAWGLTLPHPGVIADVDVGVLLIFAIASLGVYGIVLAGWASNSKYPFLGGIRSSAQMISYEIAMGLSVVPVFMVIGSLNLSEIVRYQYENGWMVLPFIQKGGNPDLLHWALWPSMILSFIIFLISSFAETNRAPFDLPESETELVGGYHTEYSSMKFALFFLGEYAAMIVASGLMVTLFFGGWSLPIEWFAGQEAAWWMLPLQALVFLVKIACVIFFFMWVRWTLPRFRYDQLMKLGWCVLFELALANIVVVAIILAWLQA, from the coding sequence ATGGATTGGCAACTGCTGTTTTATATTGCCACGACCATCGTAAAAAGCGCGATTGTGATCGCGGTGGTCTTAGGTGTCGTCTCTTATTCTGTAATGGCTGAGCGACGGATTAGTGCAGCTATACAAGATCGAATTGGGCCAAACCGTGTCGGGATTCCTCTGACCCGCTTTTCTCTTTGGGGACTTGGGCAACCAATCGCCGATGCCATCAAGTTTCTACTCAAAGAAGATTTCACCCCTGCTCATGTTAATCGTTTTTATTTTATTATCGCGCCAGTCCTTGCAGTCATTCCACCGTTGATCAGCATTGCGGTGTTGCCTTTCGGCAGCATCAAGCCGATAGAAATTCCAGCATGGGGACTGACATTGCCGCATCCCGGCGTCATTGCTGACGTCGACGTCGGCGTTTTGCTCATCTTTGCTATTGCGTCACTTGGCGTTTACGGAATTGTCCTGGCTGGCTGGGCTTCCAATTCTAAGTATCCATTTCTTGGTGGGATTCGATCTAGTGCGCAGATGATCTCTTACGAGATTGCGATGGGATTGTCTGTCGTGCCAGTATTTATGGTGATAGGGAGCCTGAATCTGTCTGAAATTGTCCGCTATCAATACGAAAACGGTTGGATGGTTTTGCCGTTTATTCAGAAAGGAGGAAATCCTGACCTGTTGCACTGGGCTTTGTGGCCTTCGATGATACTGTCATTCATTATATTTTTGATCTCTTCTTTTGCTGAAACCAACCGTGCCCCTTTCGATCTTCCTGAGAGCGAAACTGAGCTAGTGGGCGGTTATCACACCGAATATTCTTCAATGAAATTCGCGCTCTTCTTTCTCGGTGAGTATGCTGCGATGATCGTAGCTTCAGGTCTGATGGTGACACTATTTTTTGGAGGCTGGAGCTTACCTATCGAGTGGTTTGCTGGTCAGGAGGCTGCTTGGTGGATGTTACCTCTGCAAGCCCTAGTATTCTTGGTTAAAATTGCTTGTGTTATTTTCTTTTTCATGTGGGTGCGTTGGACGCTCCCGCGATTTCGTTACGATCAACTTATGAAGCTCGGCTGGTGCGTCCTCTTCGAGCTTGCACTGGCTAACATCGTCGTTGTCGCAATCATTCTGGCTTGGCTCCAAGCTTGA
- a CDS encoding P-II family nitrogen regulator, with protein MKKIEAIIKPFKLEEVKAGLNEIGVEGMTVTEVKGFGRQKGHTEIYRGSEYTVDFLPKVKIEIVSPDDKAELIVKTITNTAKTGKIGDGKIFVSTIEEAIRIRTEETGEKAI; from the coding sequence ATGAAAAAAATTGAAGCTATCATCAAGCCTTTCAAGCTTGAGGAAGTGAAGGCCGGTCTCAACGAGATCGGAGTCGAAGGCATGACCGTCACAGAGGTGAAGGGTTTTGGCCGTCAAAAGGGACATACAGAAATCTACCGTGGAAGCGAATACACGGTAGATTTCCTCCCAAAAGTTAAAATCGAAATCGTCTCTCCTGACGATAAAGCTGAGTTAATCGTCAAAACCATCACCAATACCGCCAAGACCGGCAAAATCGGTGACGGTAAGATCTTCGTTTCAACAATCGAAGAAGCCATACGGATTCGCACCGAAGAAACAGGCGAAAAAGCAATATAA
- a CDS encoding ammonium transporter, whose protein sequence is MKKIIFILTAITGLISSPILAQEAHTEFNIPTHEATVAAAPPSTDLPQAIQDLEQRIADIEAYFNNAARPSAENSKIPGPGPGHNAWQMVATALVLFMTLPGLALFYGGLVRSKNVLSILAMCLGITGLATLMWWAFGYSLTFAGGNAFIGDLSQAFLNGISPAAVGAGSQWISDYSWVMFQLTFAIITPALIFGATAERMKFSAVLLFTALWSILVYYPLAHMVWAANGLMCGPLNAHAAIKAIDFAGGTVVHMSSGWSALVLCMILGPRLGYGKEPMPPHSMVLVMIGTAMLYVGWFGFNAGSALASDAIASNAFATTFIAAAIAGFTWGMLEKVLRGHASVLGFCSGIVSGLVVITPAAGFVTPTSAVIMGILAGVIPFIAVTYIKKALGYDDALDTFGVHGVGGTLGAILTGVFADPKVNPVVESLKNGLLVAQIQSVLLTIALSVIATAIIAYIIKATIGLRPTPEVETSGLDTADHGEKGYIL, encoded by the coding sequence ATGAAAAAGATTATTTTTATCTTAACCGCCATAACGGGCCTTATTTCCTCTCCAATTCTAGCTCAAGAAGCTCATACAGAATTCAACATTCCAACTCATGAAGCCACTGTAGCTGCCGCTCCACCGAGCACAGACCTGCCGCAAGCGATCCAAGATCTAGAGCAAAGAATTGCAGACATTGAGGCTTACTTTAACAATGCAGCACGCCCATCCGCCGAGAATTCTAAAATCCCCGGCCCTGGGCCTGGGCACAATGCATGGCAGATGGTCGCAACAGCCTTGGTTCTCTTCATGACTCTTCCTGGGCTCGCTCTATTTTACGGAGGTCTAGTTCGATCGAAAAATGTCCTCTCTATTCTGGCGATGTGCCTGGGCATCACTGGTCTTGCCACGCTTATGTGGTGGGCTTTTGGATATAGCCTCACATTTGCTGGTGGAAACGCCTTTATAGGAGATCTTTCCCAAGCATTCCTAAACGGCATTTCACCAGCTGCCGTTGGTGCAGGCTCACAATGGATATCGGACTATAGTTGGGTCATGTTTCAGCTTACTTTCGCAATCATCACACCCGCGCTCATCTTCGGAGCGACTGCGGAAAGAATGAAATTTTCAGCAGTTCTACTTTTCACTGCTTTATGGTCAATTTTGGTCTATTATCCACTTGCTCACATGGTATGGGCAGCTAATGGCTTAATGTGTGGCCCACTAAACGCCCACGCCGCAATCAAAGCCATTGACTTCGCTGGAGGCACAGTCGTTCATATGAGCTCAGGATGGTCGGCACTGGTGCTCTGCATGATTCTTGGACCGCGATTAGGATACGGTAAGGAACCCATGCCACCCCACTCGATGGTTCTTGTTATGATCGGCACGGCTATGCTCTACGTCGGCTGGTTTGGCTTTAATGCTGGATCAGCGTTAGCGTCTGACGCGATCGCAAGCAATGCTTTCGCTACCACTTTTATTGCTGCAGCTATAGCTGGATTCACCTGGGGAATGCTTGAAAAAGTTCTCCGCGGACATGCTAGTGTCTTAGGATTCTGCTCGGGAATCGTATCCGGATTAGTTGTGATCACACCTGCAGCTGGATTTGTCACGCCGACAAGTGCGGTGATCATGGGCATCTTGGCTGGTGTCATTCCGTTTATTGCAGTCACTTACATCAAGAAAGCCCTCGGCTATGACGATGCACTCGACACTTTCGGAGTCCACGGTGTCGGCGGCACTCTCGGAGCGATTCTGACGGGTGTATTTGCTGACCCAAAAGTTAATCCCGTTGTTGAGTCCCTTAAGAACGGCCTTCTCGTAGCACAGATTCAATCCGTTCTACTCACGATCGCACTTAGCGTCATAGCGACCGCTATTATTGCTTACATAATCAAAGCGACCATCGGCTTGCGGCCGACACCCGAGGTTGAAACCTCAGGCCTTGATACAGCCGATCACGGAGAGAAGGGATATATTCTTTAA
- a CDS encoding P-II family nitrogen regulator: MKKIEAIIKPFKLDEVKNALHEIGIEGLTVTEVKGFGRQKGHTEIYRGSEYTVDFLPKIKIDLVIPAEKQDSVIQTILKHAKTGKIGDGKIFVSTIEDAVRIRTEERGEKAV, from the coding sequence CTGAAAAAAATTGAAGCAATTATCAAGCCTTTCAAGCTCGACGAGGTCAAAAACGCACTCCACGAAATCGGCATCGAAGGATTGACAGTTACCGAAGTCAAAGGCTTCGGTCGCCAAAAGGGACATACGGAAATCTATCGCGGAAGCGAATATACTGTAGATTTTCTCCCAAAAATCAAAATTGACTTAGTCATACCCGCTGAAAAACAAGACTCAGTCATCCAAACTATCCTCAAACACGCCAAGACAGGCAAAATTGGTGACGGCAAAATTTTTGTCTCCACCATTGAAGATGCCGTACGCATCCGCACGGAAGAGCGAGGCGAAAAAGCTGTGTGA
- a CDS encoding RNA-binding protein: MQIYVGNLSYQTGEGQIYSLFAPHGVIEKVQVIIDKFTGRSRGFGFVTMPNEHEAQAAIAALNGIELDGRTLKINQARPREENVSRPHRPPFNRSGSRRYRKSNYSSS, encoded by the coding sequence ATGCAAATATACGTCGGTAACCTCTCCTACCAGACAGGAGAGGGACAAATCTACTCCCTCTTTGCTCCCCACGGAGTCATCGAAAAAGTCCAAGTCATCATAGACAAGTTCACAGGACGATCTCGCGGCTTCGGTTTTGTGACTATGCCCAACGAGCACGAAGCTCAAGCAGCTATCGCTGCCCTCAACGGCATAGAACTCGACGGGCGCACGTTGAAAATCAACCAAGCCCGCCCTCGCGAAGAAAATGTCTCTCGACCACATCGCCCCCCATTCAATCGTTCAGGCAGCCGCCGCTATAGAAAAAGCAATTATTCAAGTTCTTAA
- a CDS encoding formyltetrahydrofolate deformylase — translation MPNTQPPQILTITLIGNDKAGVIARTTHLLFECGANIEGLEEQVTRGHFSMTLQASFSSTSVPLEIVEARLRALAAELEMALTIRRVHTGPQRMGILVTKEPHCLRAILQATLSPTSGSPTLNTQPVVVIGNHPTLEPLAIEAGLPFYHVDFTDRKEAEKKTLNHLLDHDVDFIVLARFMKILSPDFVWRWKNKIINIHPSLLPSFPGANAYRQAYEKGVKIAGATAHFVTPQLDEGPIIAQEAFTIEPEDSIKDIVAKGQAAESKCLLRAIQIYLDQRYDIHWGKVFGV, via the coding sequence ATGCCTAACACTCAACCCCCTCAAATCCTCACGATTACCCTCATTGGCAACGATAAAGCTGGCGTAATCGCTCGTACAACTCATCTCCTCTTCGAGTGCGGCGCTAATATCGAAGGCCTCGAAGAACAAGTCACCCGCGGTCACTTCAGCATGACTCTCCAGGCCTCCTTTTCTTCAACTTCTGTTCCCTTGGAGATAGTAGAAGCACGCCTACGGGCTCTGGCTGCAGAGCTTGAAATGGCCTTAACGATAAGGAGAGTCCACACAGGCCCTCAACGCATGGGCATCCTTGTCACAAAAGAACCTCATTGCCTCCGAGCCATCTTACAAGCCACTCTATCCCCCACATCAGGATCTCCTACTCTAAATACTCAGCCCGTAGTCGTTATCGGAAATCACCCCACTCTTGAACCCCTTGCCATAGAGGCCGGCTTACCCTTTTACCACGTAGACTTCACCGACCGTAAAGAAGCAGAAAAGAAAACACTCAACCACCTCTTAGATCACGACGTAGATTTCATCGTCCTCGCGCGATTTATGAAAATTCTCTCGCCTGACTTCGTATGGCGATGGAAAAACAAAATCATCAACATCCACCCTTCCCTCCTTCCATCGTTCCCCGGCGCAAATGCCTATCGCCAAGCTTACGAAAAAGGCGTTAAAATTGCCGGCGCTACAGCTCACTTCGTCACCCCACAGCTTGACGAAGGCCCCATTATTGCCCAAGAAGCCTTCACCATAGAGCCCGAAGACTCAATTAAAGACATTGTGGCTAAAGGCCAAGCAGCCGAATCCAAATGTCTTCTTCGAGCTATACAAATATACCTCGATCAACGCTACGACATCCATTGGGGTAAAGTCTTTGGGGTTTAA
- a CDS encoding Rrf2 family transcriptional regulator, with protein sequence MKISKRTDYALRVLFTLAEFHQDAHPIPIGDLARRNDIPKRFLEQIMLDLKAHGWVKSIPGKKGGYLLALDPDQISMGEVVRAFDGMLAPIGCVSATNYEACSQERFCRFRRVFLDIRNYAAKIMERATLGRVLKQIPVAPEEILHGLHGEGI encoded by the coding sequence ATGAAAATCTCCAAACGAACCGACTACGCTCTACGCGTCCTGTTCACATTGGCAGAGTTTCATCAAGACGCTCATCCCATCCCCATTGGAGATTTAGCTCGTCGCAACGACATCCCCAAACGCTTTCTGGAGCAAATTATGCTCGACCTGAAAGCTCACGGTTGGGTTAAAAGTATCCCAGGAAAAAAAGGTGGATATCTCTTAGCCTTAGACCCAGACCAAATCAGCATGGGAGAAGTAGTCCGAGCATTTGATGGCATGCTTGCACCGATTGGTTGCGTCTCTGCGACCAACTACGAAGCCTGCTCACAAGAGCGTTTCTGCCGTTTTCGACGCGTCTTTCTCGACATCCGCAACTATGCTGCCAAAATCATGGAGCGCGCTACGCTCGGCCGTGTCCTCAAACAAATCCCCGTTGCCCCAGAAGAGATCCTTCATGGACTCCATGGTGAAGGAATATAA
- a CDS encoding porin, whose translation MKPTTHIILLLLYSASKLNAASTQESLAAEAIRQEIASLKQRLTELEKRLDAISQKKSTSSKLPSTHISEQAKKPAQKLPSRIVIQSDDQQHQLQIRGLVQVDTRSYLNHSHLDTFLLRRARIILDADIYKHWHLNLHTEFAGSSPSIIDANINAHLHDAFQIQAGRFKTPFGLEFLQPDPHRLFNETSLASNLVPGRDIGIQVHGTLWNRLFEYQFGLFNGTADGANAPNQDTDSHREMAARFFFHPLKNLSTAFQNFGLGIALTHGEKEGASALPSFRTDGHQSFLQFQPWTSASGTHTRFSPQLYAYWKNFGLLSEFIYSEQELADVSHRRSRLESYAWHTAARWIITGEEADYLNIRPEREFKPWGSSSNRGWGALELALRVAQLDTRHPDFSSILLPGSSTKATAWGVGLNWYLNDYLRIGINYLHTHFDRTYNPNGQEPRREEQLFLTRFQFLY comes from the coding sequence ATGAAACCTACCACACACATTATTTTGCTCTTATTGTATTCTGCCTCTAAGCTAAATGCTGCTTCAACGCAAGAAAGCCTAGCTGCAGAAGCGATTCGACAAGAGATCGCAAGCCTAAAACAACGTCTCACTGAGCTTGAAAAACGCCTCGACGCAATCTCTCAAAAAAAATCCACCTCTAGCAAGTTGCCTTCAACACACATCAGCGAGCAAGCGAAAAAACCTGCCCAAAAGCTTCCATCAAGGATCGTCATCCAATCCGACGATCAACAACACCAATTGCAAATCCGCGGTTTAGTCCAAGTCGATACTCGCAGTTACCTCAATCACTCGCATCTTGACACTTTTTTACTTCGGCGAGCTCGCATAATCTTAGATGCCGATATTTACAAACACTGGCATCTTAATTTACACACAGAGTTCGCTGGCTCCTCTCCGTCCATTATTGATGCAAATATCAATGCTCACCTTCACGACGCCTTTCAAATCCAAGCTGGCCGCTTCAAAACTCCCTTTGGCCTAGAATTCCTTCAACCCGATCCTCATCGTCTTTTTAACGAAACCTCTCTCGCCTCAAATCTAGTCCCAGGCCGTGATATCGGCATCCAAGTTCATGGCACACTGTGGAATCGTCTTTTCGAATATCAATTCGGCCTATTCAACGGCACCGCTGATGGCGCCAACGCTCCAAATCAAGATACTGATTCTCATCGCGAAATGGCCGCTCGTTTCTTTTTTCATCCGTTAAAAAATCTCTCTACAGCCTTTCAAAATTTTGGTCTAGGCATCGCTCTGACGCACGGTGAAAAGGAAGGAGCATCCGCACTGCCCTCATTCCGCACTGATGGACATCAAAGCTTCCTGCAATTCCAACCTTGGACCTCTGCAAGCGGCACGCACACCCGCTTCTCTCCACAACTATATGCCTATTGGAAAAACTTTGGTTTGCTCAGTGAATTCATCTATTCTGAGCAGGAGCTCGCTGACGTTTCCCACAGACGAAGCCGACTTGAAAGCTACGCATGGCATACAGCCGCACGCTGGATCATTACGGGAGAAGAAGCCGATTATCTGAATATACGCCCTGAACGCGAATTCAAACCATGGGGCTCCTCAAGCAACCGCGGATGGGGCGCGCTAGAACTAGCCCTACGAGTAGCTCAACTAGACACTCGTCATCCCGACTTTTCATCAATTCTCCTGCCCGGATCCTCCACTAAGGCGACCGCATGGGGCGTCGGATTAAATTGGTATCTCAACGATTACCTACGCATCGGGATCAACTATCTACATACTCATTTTGATCGCACCTATAACCCAAACGGCCAAGAGCCTAGAAGAGAAGAACAGCTCTTTCTGACCCGATTTCAATTCCTCTACTGA
- a CDS encoding sulfate ABC transporter substrate-binding protein, producing the protein MKILLLCIPLLALSACQDSAALLNVSYDPTREFFTEYNLYFSDLWEKQHGKRILISQSHGGSGKQARAVIDGIPADVVTLALGYDIDAIAAKGLIRKNWQQQLPYNSAPYTSTIIFVVRKGNPKKIRGWDDLIRKDVEVVIANPLTSGGARWAYLAAWGHAQITRQGDIDAIRQYMKALYANAPILDTSARGAAMSFAERYIGDVLVSWENEALLLLRYHSDELEIVTPPYSILAEPAVAVVDRNVDERGTRSLAEAYLKTLYTEEAQDIAARHYYRPRSQSILKRYAHHFPSLRLFTLDEMFGSWADVHKKHFASDGEFDRIIRELGMQQAKK; encoded by the coding sequence ATGAAAATCTTACTCCTCTGTATTCCATTGCTCGCCTTGAGCGCCTGCCAAGACAGTGCCGCCCTGCTCAACGTCTCGTATGATCCCACACGGGAATTCTTCACTGAATACAACCTCTATTTTTCAGACCTATGGGAAAAACAACACGGAAAACGTATCCTCATCAGCCAATCCCATGGAGGCTCGGGGAAACAAGCCCGAGCGGTCATAGACGGGATTCCAGCTGATGTCGTGACACTTGCTTTGGGCTATGACATTGACGCGATTGCAGCTAAAGGTCTGATCCGAAAAAATTGGCAACAACAACTCCCTTACAACAGCGCACCATACACCTCCACCATCATCTTCGTAGTCAGAAAAGGTAATCCTAAAAAAATTCGTGGCTGGGATGACCTTATCCGCAAAGATGTCGAGGTTGTCATTGCCAATCCACTAACATCAGGCGGCGCGCGATGGGCTTATTTAGCGGCTTGGGGACACGCTCAGATCACCCGTCAAGGGGACATCGACGCAATACGTCAATACATGAAAGCGCTTTATGCCAACGCCCCTATTCTCGACACCTCAGCACGCGGAGCAGCGATGAGTTTTGCCGAGCGATACATCGGCGATGTCCTTGTCTCATGGGAAAACGAAGCTCTACTTTTGCTGCGATATCACTCAGACGAACTCGAGATCGTCACCCCTCCTTACTCGATACTAGCTGAACCAGCCGTAGCCGTCGTCGACCGCAATGTAGATGAACGAGGAACTCGATCTTTAGCTGAGGCATATTTGAAAACCCTATATACTGAAGAAGCACAAGATATCGCAGCACGCCACTACTATCGCCCAAGATCTCAATCTATTCTCAAGCGTTACGCTCATCACTTCCCATCCCTAAGACTTTTTACCTTAGATGAAATGTTCGGAAGCTGGGCAGACGTGCACAAAAAACATTTTGCCTCAGATGGAGAATTTGACCGCATCATTCGTGAATTGGGCATGCAACAAGCTAAAAAATAA
- the cysT gene encoding sulfate ABC transporter permease subunit CysT produces MTRQTLPGFHLTLGLSVFYLSFIALLPLLALTFKAGEAGCKALLETLLDPRVLAAFRLSFGLSLLATFFSLTLGLITAWVLVRYDFPGKRWADAVVDLPFALPTAVAGIALTSLYAPQGWFGRYFEMVGIKVAYTPLGIFIALVFISLPFVIRTVQPVIRELPHEIEEAAATLGSRRTQTFIRIILPMLFPSLLIGGLMGFGRALGEYGSVVFIAGNLPFKTEIIPLLIVTKLEQYDYTSAAVLGAAMLLASFLIMLCINFVQQRHATFTFKN; encoded by the coding sequence ATGACCCGCCAAACTCTTCCTGGATTCCATTTGACGCTAGGCCTCTCCGTTTTTTACCTCAGTTTTATTGCCCTCCTTCCTCTACTTGCTCTTACATTCAAAGCAGGCGAAGCAGGATGCAAAGCCCTATTAGAAACCCTTTTAGATCCACGCGTGCTAGCTGCGTTTCGATTAAGCTTCGGCCTATCTCTTCTCGCAACATTCTTCAGCTTGACCCTAGGCCTAATCACAGCATGGGTGTTAGTCCGCTATGATTTCCCGGGTAAAAGGTGGGCTGATGCTGTTGTAGATCTGCCTTTTGCCTTACCCACAGCTGTTGCAGGTATCGCTCTTACCTCTCTTTATGCCCCGCAAGGTTGGTTTGGCCGCTATTTTGAAATGGTCGGCATTAAAGTCGCTTACACTCCGCTAGGAATTTTCATTGCGCTTGTTTTTATCTCGCTGCCTTTTGTTATACGAACCGTCCAGCCAGTCATTCGCGAGCTACCACATGAAATTGAAGAAGCTGCAGCCACTCTAGGTAGCCGTCGAACCCAGACCTTTATTCGAATAATTTTACCCATGCTTTTTCCTTCACTTCTCATCGGAGGATTGATGGGCTTCGGAAGAGCGCTCGGAGAATATGGCTCTGTGGTCTTCATCGCTGGCAATCTACCTTTTAAGACAGAAATTATCCCTTTGCTGATTGTTACTAAACTTGAGCAATACGACTATACATCTGCCGCTGTGCTAGGAGCTGCTATGCTGTTAGCTTCCTTTCTGATCATGCTTTGCATCAATTTTGTCCAGCAACGCCACGCTACCTTTACATTTAAAAATTAA
- the cysW gene encoding sulfate ABC transporter permease subunit CysW, with protein MGSKSYAHLSATEDPTWLKFSLIGITLCILTIIVIAPTLLVFYEALRNGFGPFLKTFADPYTQHAIQMTFWVALLAVPINTAFGICLAWTATRYTFPGKKILLALIDLPISVSPVIAGLIFVLLYGLHGWFGPWLMEHHIRIIFAFPGILLATLFVTLPYVARTLIPLMQAQGQAEEEAALTLGANGWQIFWHITLPKIRWGLLFAIILCNARTMGEFGAVSVVSGHIRGITNTIPLHIEILHHEYHTSSAFALASLLAALAIATLIVKSIAETLSLRQQNSSST; from the coding sequence ATGGGTTCCAAGTCCTACGCACATCTTTCAGCAACTGAAGATCCCACATGGCTCAAGTTTTCTCTCATCGGAATCACTCTTTGCATATTAACCATAATAGTAATAGCCCCTACGCTTTTGGTCTTTTATGAAGCTCTACGAAACGGCTTCGGACCTTTTCTAAAAACTTTCGCCGACCCCTACACGCAACACGCAATCCAAATGACCTTCTGGGTCGCCTTGCTCGCAGTCCCGATCAACACAGCATTTGGCATCTGCTTAGCTTGGACTGCCACGCGATATACATTTCCTGGAAAAAAAATCCTTCTAGCTCTTATCGACCTGCCGATTAGCGTCTCTCCTGTAATCGCTGGACTCATCTTTGTGCTGCTTTACGGCTTACATGGGTGGTTCGGTCCCTGGTTAATGGAGCACCACATACGCATCATATTTGCATTTCCAGGTATTTTGCTTGCCACACTCTTTGTTACGCTTCCTTACGTAGCTCGCACACTCATCCCACTCATGCAAGCCCAAGGACAAGCTGAGGAAGAAGCCGCACTTACTCTCGGCGCAAACGGTTGGCAAATTTTTTGGCATATCACTCTACCCAAAATTCGCTGGGGGCTTCTTTTCGCCATTATTCTCTGCAATGCTCGTACGATGGGTGAATTCGGGGCTGTATCAGTTGTCTCAGGCCATATACGTGGAATTACAAACACCATCCCACTACATATCGAAATACTACATCACGAATATCACACTTCATCCGCTTTTGCCCTAGCTTCACTCCTAGCAGCCCTCGCTATTGCAACCCTGATCGTTAAAAGCATCGCTGAAACTCTTTCCCTCAGACAGCAAAATTCTTCATCCACCTAA
- the cysA gene encoding sulfate ABC transporter ATP-binding protein gives MSIQVCHISKTFSTQCTALRDVSLEVATGELLALLGPSGSGKTTLLRIVAGLEFPDPGSGSVFFHGEDVTYRSAYERRAGFVFQNYALFPHMTVFDNIAFGLRIRPRALRPSKEAIRDRVLQLLESVQLKGLEKRLPSQLSGGQRQRVALARALAIEPRVLLLDEPFGALDARVRKDLRKWLREFHNSVRLTTLFVTHDQEEAFELADRVVIIHEGSIQQIGTPAYVRNTPANPFVADFLGMDI, from the coding sequence ATGAGTATCCAAGTCTGTCACATCAGTAAAACCTTTTCCACACAATGCACAGCACTGCGTGACGTCAGCTTAGAAGTAGCAACAGGAGAACTGCTCGCACTACTTGGCCCAAGTGGCTCGGGTAAGACAACGCTCCTTCGCATCGTAGCCGGACTAGAATTCCCAGATCCAGGCTCAGGAAGCGTTTTCTTTCATGGCGAAGACGTCACCTATCGCTCCGCTTACGAACGCCGCGCAGGCTTTGTATTTCAAAATTACGCCCTATTCCCCCACATGACCGTATTTGACAATATCGCCTTCGGCCTTCGGATACGCCCACGTGCCCTCCGCCCTTCCAAAGAAGCCATCCGCGACCGCGTCCTTCAGCTTTTGGAAAGCGTCCAGCTCAAAGGTCTTGAAAAACGTCTCCCATCTCAACTCTCAGGAGGCCAACGCCAGCGCGTCGCTCTCGCACGCGCCCTAGCTATTGAACCTCGCGTCTTACTCCTCGATGAACCTTTCGGCGCCCTCGACGCTCGTGTTCGAAAAGACTTGAGAAAGTGGCTCCGAGAATTCCATAACTCCGTCAGACTCACCACCCTCTTCGTCACCCACGATCAAGAAGAAGCTTTTGAGCTTGCCGATCGAGTTGTCATCATTCATGAAGGCTCCATTCAACAAATCGGCACCCCCGCATACGTCCGCAACACACCAGCCAATCCATTTGTAGCCGACTTTTTGGGTATGGATATCTAG
- a CDS encoding ABC transporter permease gives MDPIQSIGIFALNFIQATGQICFLLADTFRCTFAYPFRFRLFWRQLWFIGVQSQGVVLITGAFTGAVFAAQTQFQFGRLGMNSAVGPVVSVAMCRELGPVLCALMVAGRVGSAIAAEISTMKTTEQLDALRALGIYPVQYLVVPRFAAMALSMPILTSMAIFLGIGSGYLVAVPILGVDGVYYWENTVKFTVMKDVLIGLTKAFIFGMIICMISAHRGLHAAPNAEGVGQATTQAAVQSSIACLIANFFLTFLLNTILPD, from the coding sequence ATGGATCCAATCCAAAGCATAGGCATTTTTGCCCTCAACTTTATTCAAGCTACAGGCCAGATATGTTTCCTTCTAGCCGACACTTTCCGCTGCACCTTCGCCTATCCATTTCGCTTCCGCCTATTCTGGCGTCAACTCTGGTTCATTGGTGTCCAATCCCAAGGCGTAGTCCTCATCACCGGTGCCTTCACCGGTGCAGTCTTCGCTGCACAAACTCAATTCCAATTCGGCCGGTTAGGCATGAACTCTGCCGTAGGACCTGTCGTCTCGGTAGCCATGTGCAGGGAGCTTGGCCCTGTCCTTTGTGCCTTGATGGTCGCAGGCCGTGTTGGCTCAGCAATAGCCGCTGAAATCTCCACCATGAAAACCACAGAGCAACTCGATGCTCTACGGGCTCTCGGTATTTATCCTGTCCAATATCTAGTCGTCCCAAGATTTGCTGCGATGGCACTTTCCATGCCCATCCTGACTTCAATGGCAATCTTTTTAGGAATAGGCAGCGGTTACCTAGTCGCAGTGCCAATTCTTGGCGTTGACGGAGTCTACTATTGGGAAAATACAGTCAAATTCACAGTGATGAAGGATGTATTAATCGGCCTTACAAAAGCTTTTATTTTCGGTATGATCATATGCATGATCAGTGCTCACCGCGGCCTCCACGCTGCACCAAACGCAGAAGGCGTCGGCCAAGCCACCACTCAAGCAGCCGTTCAATCCTCCATCGCATGTCTCATCGCTAATTTCTTCTTAACCTTCCTGCTAAATACCATCCTTCCAGATTGA